One stretch of Leptospira mtsangambouensis DNA includes these proteins:
- a CDS encoding MBOAT family O-acyltransferase produces MLFNSIPFLIFFSVVYLLYWAIPKEVRKYFLLLSGICFYAYFSIALTVHFLIVIGINYLLYRKIKESPTKFWIGFTVTINLINLGFFKYIYFFSKVLADLTNYPFFKQVPDLIHIALPLAISFYTFQVIAAAVDTYRDSSKPLVRVEDYFLFVAFFPVLIAGPIMRMSDFFPNLDKLTPSKEKMYRASYLLMSGLVKKVLVADPMSLTISPVFGSPAEYDSFSLFIAGVCYAIQVYSDFSGLTDMARSVALYLGFETPENFKAPFFSTSGRELWKRWHITLSFWLRDYIYFPLGGSRKGELRTYLNLIIIMTLGGFWHGADYTFICWGFYWGVILAGERYLEDNLGWKLTPQKNKLLIVIKALIVFVLFSISGLMFRSNNATNMVEHFHGIFTHFSHSLEVMFVGDSNQWLVSATSLLGNGSSFRFQHIENLERIFYTSIALLFFHHIQYVPEFWDRIRKHDVWLVPVLGIVTIFLLATLSQDGGEFIYYRF; encoded by the coding sequence ATGTTGTTCAACTCAATCCCATTTTTAATCTTTTTTTCCGTTGTTTATTTGCTCTATTGGGCCATCCCAAAAGAGGTTAGAAAGTATTTCCTGTTACTTTCGGGAATCTGCTTTTATGCTTATTTTTCAATAGCTCTAACAGTTCATTTTCTAATCGTTATCGGTATCAATTATCTTCTGTATCGCAAAATCAAGGAAAGCCCAACAAAGTTCTGGATTGGTTTTACAGTTACAATCAATCTTATCAACTTAGGTTTTTTTAAATATATTTATTTTTTCAGTAAGGTTCTTGCTGATCTAACAAACTATCCGTTCTTTAAACAAGTTCCTGACCTCATTCACATTGCATTACCACTAGCGATCAGTTTTTATACCTTTCAAGTCATTGCGGCTGCTGTAGACACTTACCGTGATTCATCAAAACCATTGGTTCGAGTAGAAGATTATTTCCTATTTGTTGCATTTTTTCCTGTACTCATCGCCGGGCCTATCATGCGGATGTCTGATTTTTTTCCAAACCTGGACAAACTGACTCCTAGTAAAGAAAAGATGTACCGTGCTTCCTATTTACTCATGTCTGGACTTGTGAAAAAAGTTCTCGTGGCAGATCCAATGTCACTCACAATCTCGCCGGTGTTTGGTTCTCCAGCAGAGTATGACTCTTTTTCTTTGTTCATCGCCGGTGTCTGTTATGCGATCCAAGTATACAGTGATTTTTCTGGACTCACCGATATGGCAAGGTCTGTCGCTTTGTATTTGGGCTTTGAAACACCAGAAAACTTCAAAGCACCTTTTTTCTCCACATCAGGAAGAGAACTTTGGAAACGTTGGCACATTACTCTTTCTTTTTGGTTAAGAGATTATATTTATTTTCCATTGGGTGGTTCACGAAAAGGGGAACTTCGCACATATTTAAACTTAATCATCATTATGACGCTCGGTGGTTTTTGGCATGGTGCGGATTATACTTTTATTTGTTGGGGTTTTTATTGGGGGGTGATTCTTGCTGGAGAAAGGTATTTAGAAGATAATCTTGGTTGGAAGCTTACGCCTCAAAAAAACAAACTTCTCATCGTGATCAAAGCATTGATAGTTTTTGTTTTGTTTTCAATTTCAGGACTTATGTTTCGTTCGAACAATGCAACCAATATGGTGGAACACTTCCATGGAATTTTTACTCACTTTTCACATAGTTTAGAAGTTATGTTTGTTGGTGATTCGAATCAGTGGTTGGTTTCGGCAACTTCCCTTTTAGGGAATGGTTCTTCTTTTCGGTTCCAACATATTGAAAACCTAGAACGAATTTTTTATACTTCTATTGCCTTATTGTTTTTTCATCACATTCAATATGTTCCAGAGTTTTGGGATCGTATTCGCAAACATGATGTATGGCTTGTTCCCGTGCTTGGCATTGTCACTATTTTTCTCCTGGCTACTCTCTCCCAAGATGGCGGAGAATTTATCTATTATCGTTTTTAG
- a CDS encoding PP2C family protein-serine/threonine phosphatase has product MKKSSFQDRFKLDDEVMKISRICLVVFFTFIGFGIFAPIDELGLYDPKWIRVLHASVTLSFFIATYFSDRVRNQIQPIMLFFFYTMSAHSLVLLYWNSLYIGYLVGMILVLSCIGVSFVDRRSLVSYLGTVTSAGIVIGIYTKEPQVDLPLYLSSIITPALVSYLTLNIRLSSVEKLRISESKLKGFQDRMLNELEMANETQSNLVTTEWPKTKGIRLHSFFRSFGQVGGDAISYLQREDGKLALFFADVSGHGIASAMVSAMAVLAFKIHGNQNEPSVCLRSIHSDLQELVPNNHISACVLFVDTNTKEIQYSIAGHPPLIRIEKETGPKFMEGMGTLIVSFLKPNLKDFTITPNSGDRILLYSDGILEVFDEAGEIYGDEHLFTSIKNHSDKKGEEFLNALYEDSMSFSAKRISDDMSMLLLEIL; this is encoded by the coding sequence ATGAAAAAATCTTCCTTCCAAGATCGATTTAAACTTGATGATGAGGTGATGAAAATTTCACGAATTTGCCTCGTTGTTTTTTTTACTTTTATCGGTTTTGGAATTTTTGCACCCATTGACGAATTAGGATTGTATGATCCTAAATGGATTCGTGTTTTACATGCTTCGGTTACTTTAAGTTTTTTTATTGCCACTTACTTTTCTGATAGGGTACGGAATCAAATCCAACCCATTATGCTTTTTTTCTTTTATACGATGAGTGCTCATTCTCTCGTTCTTTTGTATTGGAATTCACTTTACATTGGTTATCTGGTCGGAATGATTTTGGTTTTATCTTGTATTGGAGTGAGTTTTGTTGATCGCCGGTCTCTTGTTTCTTATTTGGGGACAGTAACTTCTGCAGGGATTGTCATTGGAATTTATACAAAAGAACCACAAGTGGATTTACCTCTTTACCTTTCGTCTATCATCACACCGGCTCTTGTATCCTATCTCACGCTAAACATTCGCCTTAGCTCTGTTGAAAAACTAAGAATTTCAGAATCCAAACTCAAAGGATTTCAGGATCGTATGTTAAACGAACTTGAAATGGCAAACGAAACTCAATCCAATTTAGTCACTACCGAGTGGCCTAAAACAAAAGGAATTCGCCTACATTCTTTTTTTAGGTCATTTGGCCAAGTCGGTGGGGATGCCATTAGTTATTTGCAAAGAGAAGACGGCAAATTAGCACTTTTTTTTGCAGATGTGTCTGGGCATGGAATTGCTTCGGCAATGGTTTCTGCGATGGCTGTCCTTGCTTTTAAAATTCACGGAAATCAAAATGAACCATCCGTTTGTTTGAGGTCAATTCATAGCGACTTGCAAGAGTTAGTTCCCAATAATCATATCAGCGCTTGTGTGCTCTTTGTTGATACAAATACAAAAGAAATTCAGTATTCCATTGCTGGCCATCCACCTCTCATCCGAATCGAAAAGGAAACAGGTCCAAAGTTTATGGAAGGAATGGGAACTTTGATTGTTTCCTTTTTAAAGCCTAATTTAAAAGATTTTACAATCACACCAAATTCGGGAGACCGTATTTTACTCTATTCCGACGGAATTTTAGAAGTTTTTGATGAGGCCGGTGAGATTTACGGAGACGAACATTTGTTTACATCCATAAAAAATCATTCTGACAAAAAAGGTGAAGAATTTTTGAATGCTCTATATGAGGACTCCATGTCATTTTCGGCAAAACGAATTTCCGACGATATGAGTATGTTACTTTTGGAAATTTTATGA
- a CDS encoding acyl-CoA thioesterase encodes MPKPIKYKHKFTQQVVWGEMDAFGHVNNVTYVRYFESARADYFTKEGLWDSPLKPVKAGPVLTHLDMDYRKQVVFPATLEITLEVDSISSRAFTVICSMWNENEECVLTGNAAFVWFDFELQKPSALPEHFKTKFGSNHLV; translated from the coding sequence ATGCCTAAACCAATCAAATATAAACATAAATTTACCCAACAAGTTGTTTGGGGTGAAATGGATGCCTTTGGTCACGTAAACAATGTAACGTACGTTAGATACTTTGAATCTGCAAGGGCGGATTATTTTACAAAAGAGGGATTGTGGGACTCTCCATTAAAACCCGTAAAAGCCGGGCCTGTGTTAACACATCTTGACATGGACTACCGCAAACAAGTTGTTTTTCCTGCTACCTTAGAAATCACTTTGGAAGTGGATTCCATTTCTTCCAGAGCTTTTACTGTGATTTGTTCTATGTGGAATGAAAACGAAGAATGTGTATTAACAGGAAATGCTGCCTTTGTTTGGTTTGATTTCGAATTACAAAAACCATCGGCCCTTCCTGAACATTTTAAAACAAAATTTGGATCCAATCATTTGGTATGA
- a CDS encoding SDR family NAD(P)-dependent oxidoreductase: MGKKIIIVGASSGIGKAIAEAELNAGNSVVLLARREKPLESIAKKANSSKEKRAFPLPFDVTKFSTAEKTFGKAVSLLGGLDEVYFASGVMPEISPNEYNTTKDLEMLNVNILGAVAFLNPAATYFTKQKSGKIIGISSIAGERGRKGNPVYNTSKAALNTYLEALRNRLSESNVQVTTIKPGFVITEMTKGLKLPEKGLLKAITAEEAAERIRNIVARGKDEAFVPGIWALVGLIIRNIPNFIFKKLSI, translated from the coding sequence ATGGGGAAAAAAATAATCATCGTCGGTGCCTCGAGTGGGATCGGAAAAGCCATTGCTGAAGCAGAATTGAACGCAGGAAATTCCGTGGTCCTTTTGGCTAGAAGGGAAAAACCCTTAGAGTCCATTGCCAAAAAAGCAAATTCATCCAAAGAAAAAAGGGCCTTCCCTTTGCCATTTGATGTGACAAAATTTTCCACAGCGGAAAAAACATTTGGGAAAGCAGTCTCTCTCCTTGGGGGATTGGACGAAGTGTATTTTGCTTCTGGAGTGATGCCCGAAATTTCTCCTAACGAATACAATACAACCAAAGATCTTGAAATGCTAAATGTAAACATCTTAGGTGCTGTTGCATTTTTAAATCCGGCTGCTACTTATTTTACCAAACAAAAGTCAGGGAAAATTATCGGAATCTCTTCCATAGCAGGGGAACGTGGCCGAAAAGGAAATCCTGTTTACAATACATCCAAAGCAGCCCTTAACACGTATTTGGAAGCACTTCGCAATCGTTTGTCTGAATCCAATGTCCAAGTAACAACGATTAAACCAGGCTTCGTCATTACAGAAATGACAAAGGGACTCAAACTCCCAGAAAAAGGATTACTAAAAGCAATCACCGCAGAAGAAGCGGCTGAGAGAATTCGTAACATCGTTGCTCGAGGAAAAGATGAAGCATTTGTCCCAGGGATCTGGGCACTTGTAGGGCTTATCATTCGCAACATTCCCAATTTCATTTTTAAAAAACTGAGTATATAA
- a CDS encoding NYN domain-containing protein: MPVNERILIDGMNLMYKFPDLAFCLGEYRLQDARDGLLAHLKRFYSEKKQTKVLVFFDGKKDFTSDCYSEEMGDFSLHYSHEKKADELIIGYLNLCPVPSQCLVVSSDKEIISFARRLRAKRMTSEEFYAEWLKRETEEDETEFNHLKEGLTPSSETDYWERQFLP, from the coding sequence GTGCCCGTAAATGAGAGAATCCTGATCGACGGGATGAATCTAATGTATAAATTTCCTGATTTGGCTTTTTGTTTGGGGGAATACCGCTTACAAGATGCCCGGGACGGGTTACTTGCCCATTTAAAACGATTCTATTCAGAGAAGAAACAGACGAAAGTTCTCGTCTTTTTTGACGGTAAGAAGGATTTTACATCCGATTGTTATTCGGAAGAAATGGGGGATTTTTCCCTTCATTACAGTCATGAAAAAAAAGCTGATGAACTCATCATCGGATATCTGAACTTATGTCCAGTACCTTCACAATGTTTGGTGGTATCTTCCGATAAAGAGATCATTAGTTTTGCAAGAAGGCTTCGGGCCAAACGAATGACTTCGGAAGAATTTTATGCAGAATGGCTGAAAAGGGAAACCGAAGAGGACGAAACGGAATTTAACCACCTGAAAGAAGGATTGACACCAAGTTCAGAAACCGATTACTGGGAGAGACAATTCCTTCCTTGA
- a CDS encoding RsmD family RNA methyltransferase: MKGLRVSQGKWKGKEIPAPSDVSGHLNFTNSLVKKAIFSLMDSRLLSWGLGFDSVLFCDYFAGSGQISAEAYSLSVHRLLTYELDQTRFRQLHSLFRGLTQVQLFRKDATKHALKWELGDESAYIFYLDPPYTYWSETPTRMKEMLEGLYTFCVALKKPFLILCQIPEHQPTTKIWADLPHKVREYGSHLIIETGYENAETSDP; the protein is encoded by the coding sequence ATGAAAGGCCTGCGTGTATCACAAGGAAAGTGGAAGGGAAAAGAAATCCCAGCACCATCCGATGTATCGGGTCATTTGAATTTTACTAATAGCCTCGTCAAAAAAGCAATTTTCTCACTGATGGACTCTCGCCTACTTTCCTGGGGTCTTGGTTTTGATTCAGTTTTGTTTTGTGATTACTTTGCTGGTAGTGGACAAATTTCTGCGGAAGCCTATAGCCTTTCCGTTCATAGACTCCTGACTTATGAATTAGACCAAACTCGGTTTAGGCAACTCCATTCACTTTTTCGAGGACTAACCCAAGTGCAATTATTTCGAAAAGACGCAACCAAACATGCATTAAAGTGGGAGTTGGGTGACGAGTCTGCTTATATTTTTTATTTGGATCCACCTTACACCTATTGGTCGGAAACTCCCACAAGAATGAAAGAGATGTTGGAAGGTTTATATACCTTTTGTGTCGCTTTAAAAAAACCTTTTTTAATTTTATGCCAAATACCGGAACACCAACCCACAACAAAAATTTGGGCGGATCTCCCACATAAAGTGAGAGAGTATGGAAGTCATTTGATCATTGAAACAGGTTATGAAAATGCCGAGACTTCCGATCCGTAA
- a CDS encoding FAD-binding oxidoreductase encodes MVAKKTKSIPEIKVPKKEKVEAWGMSSFSLSPVFRPETEEEIKELFVWANQTGTKVALRGGGCSYGDASTNTDGVVLDLTHFNKVLDFNLKTGVMTVQSGARIKDLWETGIENGFWPPVVSGTMMPTLGGALSMNIHGKNNFKVGTIGEHIKEFTFLTAKGDILVCSPKKNTDLFYSAISGFGMLGCFLTVQIKMKPIYAGKMKIDPVYVRNFDELFAYFEEHYKTSDYLVGWIDAFASGKSLGRGQIHKATNLKEGEDPDFPGNCLLERQHLPSRLFYVIPKKWMWILMRPFSFHLGMRLINLAKCIASILVNNKAYYQGHAEYAFLLDYVPNWKFVYKPGAMIQYQVFIPKENAKQAFREIFTICQERGIVNYLSVFKKHKPDPFLLTHAVDGFSMAMDFPVTKGNREKLWALCKEMDEIVLKHKGRFYFAKDSTLRKRVMESYFPKDNLKRFYSLKKKYDPKGILQTDLYKRVFLTES; translated from the coding sequence ATGGTCGCAAAAAAAACAAAATCCATTCCTGAGATTAAAGTTCCTAAAAAGGAAAAAGTGGAAGCATGGGGTATGAGTTCTTTTTCTTTATCTCCTGTATTTCGTCCGGAAACGGAAGAAGAAATCAAAGAACTTTTCGTTTGGGCCAACCAAACAGGCACCAAAGTTGCGTTACGCGGCGGTGGTTGTAGTTATGGTGATGCATCAACTAACACGGACGGAGTTGTTTTAGATCTAACTCATTTTAATAAAGTTTTGGATTTTAACCTGAAAACTGGTGTGATGACAGTTCAATCAGGAGCAAGGATCAAAGACCTTTGGGAAACGGGAATTGAAAATGGTTTTTGGCCACCCGTTGTTTCGGGAACTATGATGCCAACACTTGGTGGTGCTCTTTCCATGAACATACATGGAAAAAACAACTTCAAAGTAGGAACGATTGGTGAACATATCAAAGAATTTACCTTTCTTACTGCCAAGGGAGATATTTTAGTTTGTTCTCCTAAAAAAAATACAGATTTGTTTTATTCTGCGATTTCCGGCTTCGGGATGTTAGGTTGTTTTTTGACAGTCCAAATTAAAATGAAACCAATTTATGCCGGAAAAATGAAAATTGATCCAGTGTATGTCAGAAACTTTGATGAATTGTTCGCTTATTTCGAAGAACATTATAAAACTTCTGATTATTTAGTTGGTTGGATTGATGCCTTTGCTTCGGGAAAATCTTTGGGTCGAGGGCAAATTCATAAAGCCACCAACCTAAAAGAAGGTGAAGACCCTGACTTTCCTGGCAACTGTTTACTCGAAAGACAACACCTCCCTTCTCGCCTCTTCTATGTCATCCCGAAAAAGTGGATGTGGATCCTGATGCGTCCTTTTAGTTTTCATTTGGGCATGAGGCTGATCAATTTGGCAAAATGTATTGCGAGCATTCTCGTAAACAATAAAGCCTATTACCAAGGCCATGCAGAATATGCATTCCTTTTGGACTATGTTCCCAATTGGAAGTTTGTTTACAAACCAGGTGCAATGATCCAATACCAAGTGTTCATCCCAAAAGAAAACGCCAAACAAGCGTTTCGTGAAATTTTTACCATTTGCCAAGAACGTGGAATTGTAAACTACCTATCTGTTTTTAAAAAACACAAACCAGATCCGTTTTTACTCACTCACGCTGTGGATGGATTTTCTATGGCCATGGACTTTCCAGTCACGAAAGGTAACAGAGAAAAACTTTGGGCACTTTGTAAAGAGATGGATGAAATTGTTTTAAAACACAAAGGAAGATTTTATTTTGCAAAAGACTCCACCCTTCGCAAACGAGTGATGGAATCCTATTTTCCAAAAGACAATCTCAAAAGATTTTACTCTTTGAAGAAAAAATATGATCCAAAAGGAATTTTACAAACCGATCTTTACAAACGAGTTTTTTTAACAGAAAGCTAA
- a CDS encoding LptF/LptG family permease, whose amino-acid sequence MNLLLTPFFWFKREFIPFRTLDRYLFLDFFKTFIGTLIMLTSMIVIYKFTDVMKYLVSSKVNQVHVYLHVLYSLPSMVDQVVAPALMFSVCFVIGQFSVNKELVAMMVAGVSFIRIITPILFFGISMWLIMTLFGQTVVIPANKRAQIEYSIMAKGSNRLIDFVYQLHIKGKKGFYYVYWIDEKDNTVKGGFNYIEITPDGHPTYTVSSQKAKFIPSPHSWVLYDAEEVRFNENLELVSRTKYAEKTYDFPEDLAYFSKPIRNPEEMNFFELADEIESRITKGIPFRNVIIQQHMAFAMPLMSFVVVTLGALAGAITKRSAGVASLGLTIAVVLLYYILNSTAKTLAENGALPIWIGMWMTPVIFTSAAYYLYRKMNI is encoded by the coding sequence ATGAATTTGTTGTTAACTCCATTTTTCTGGTTCAAAAGAGAATTTATCCCTTTTCGAACATTAGACCGCTATTTATTTTTAGATTTTTTCAAAACCTTTATTGGTACTCTCATCATGTTAACATCTATGATTGTGATTTATAAATTCACAGATGTGATGAAGTATTTAGTTTCTTCCAAGGTAAACCAAGTGCATGTATATTTGCATGTTTTGTATTCCTTGCCGTCCATGGTGGATCAAGTAGTTGCACCTGCTTTGATGTTTTCTGTTTGTTTTGTAATCGGTCAGTTTAGTGTAAACAAAGAGCTTGTTGCCATGATGGTGGCAGGAGTATCATTTATTCGTATCATCACACCCATTTTATTCTTTGGGATTTCCATGTGGCTCATTATGACTTTGTTCGGACAAACCGTGGTGATCCCCGCCAACAAAAGAGCCCAAATTGAATATAGCATTATGGCAAAGGGTTCCAATCGGTTGATAGATTTTGTCTACCAATTGCATATCAAAGGCAAAAAAGGATTCTATTACGTCTATTGGATCGATGAAAAAGATAATACTGTCAAAGGTGGATTCAATTATATTGAAATCACTCCCGATGGGCATCCTACGTACACAGTATCTTCTCAAAAGGCAAAATTCATTCCATCTCCTCATAGTTGGGTTTTGTATGATGCAGAAGAAGTTCGTTTCAATGAAAACTTAGAACTTGTTTCTAGAACAAAATACGCTGAAAAAACTTACGACTTCCCAGAGGATTTAGCTTATTTTTCCAAACCCATACGAAACCCAGAAGAGATGAATTTTTTTGAATTGGCTGATGAAATTGAATCAAGGATCACCAAAGGGATTCCTTTTCGAAATGTCATCATCCAACAACATATGGCATTTGCGATGCCGCTCATGTCTTTTGTGGTTGTCACACTCGGCGCACTTGCTGGAGCCATCACGAAACGTTCTGCAGGTGTTGCCAGTCTTGGTCTTACCATAGCAGTTGTTTTGTTGTATTATATTTTGAATTCGACTGCCAAAACTTTAGCAGAAAATGGCGCCCTTCCCATTTGGATTGGAATGTGGATGACACCAGTGATTTTTACTTCTGCAGCATATTACTTGTATAGAAAAATGAATATATAA
- the pbpC gene encoding penicillin-binding protein 1C: MPRLPIRKKKNSFFGFTRNTFVSFFFIIGFLFSSSTLWSLPTYKEVKSEYIPSDIQVFDRSGELIQRYRTRKDFRSEEWTDYDRLPKFLIDSVVHAEDKRFFEHKGIDSNALISSFWGNLTGPSLRGGSTITMQLVSLLDPELKSSSSKRKTIFQKLKQIQRAVELEETWSKEEIFTAYINLIYFRGELKGISSASKGLFRKSPESLTPNETYVLSALIRSPQSPIEKVIKRVCLLKKERDGIDDCESISRLVRESLFRNLDYPQYPSFVPLYTKTILDFSFAKKNKVEEKNNSEFMSSLSLNFQRKVEEILKRNVKTLADKNVKDGAVIVIENRTGQVLVYVPNIGEESSVSKLDLIRSKRQVGSTLKPFVYAENFEENKLTPDSILSDSPVGIPVYQGIYRPLNYDKSYKGNVSVRESLGSSLNIPAIRALSFLDINEFILVLERLGITGLRYPEFYGPSLALGTADITLLELTNAYRTLANDGLYSDLKFELSDVPSNSRQVFSPKTSYLVSEILADREARSLGFGWDNFLSTAYYTSVKTGTSQDMRDNWCIGYSEVYTVGVWVGNPTGSPMLDVSGITGAAPVWRETMDLFHESLGSKLKKPKEEISSDLIPDSSLSKESRIERTKATRILTPVNGSIFALDPDIPLGRQKILFTFSSYDVSYSYYLNDEKIGSVGGPYLWEPKKGEYRLQVKDRDGKVLSLSLFEVR, encoded by the coding sequence ATGCCGAGACTTCCGATCCGTAAAAAAAAGAATTCTTTTTTCGGATTCACACGGAATACATTCGTTTCTTTTTTTTTCATCATAGGATTTCTATTTTCTAGTTCCACTCTTTGGTCCTTACCAACATACAAAGAAGTCAAATCAGAATATATCCCTTCCGATATACAAGTGTTTGATAGGAGTGGAGAACTCATCCAAAGATACCGAACCCGAAAAGATTTCCGATCGGAAGAATGGACCGATTACGATAGACTTCCCAAGTTCCTCATCGACTCTGTAGTTCATGCAGAAGACAAACGTTTCTTTGAACATAAAGGCATTGATTCCAATGCACTTATTTCTTCTTTTTGGGGAAACCTCACTGGACCATCGTTACGCGGTGGATCCACAATCACTATGCAACTAGTTTCTCTTTTAGATCCTGAATTAAAATCTTCTTCATCCAAAAGAAAAACAATCTTTCAAAAATTAAAACAAATCCAAAGAGCCGTGGAATTAGAGGAAACCTGGTCTAAAGAAGAAATTTTTACTGCTTATATCAATTTGATTTATTTTAGAGGGGAATTAAAAGGAATCAGTTCTGCAAGTAAGGGTTTATTTCGAAAATCCCCTGAGTCTTTAACACCTAACGAAACCTATGTTCTATCTGCACTCATCCGGTCCCCTCAAAGTCCAATTGAAAAAGTCATCAAACGGGTTTGTTTGTTAAAAAAAGAAAGAGATGGGATTGATGATTGTGAATCAATTTCTCGGCTTGTGAGAGAAAGTTTGTTTCGAAATTTGGATTATCCCCAATACCCATCCTTTGTTCCTCTTTATACAAAAACTATTTTGGATTTTTCATTTGCGAAAAAAAACAAAGTTGAGGAAAAAAATAATTCGGAGTTTATGTCTTCCTTATCTTTAAACTTTCAAAGAAAAGTAGAAGAGATTTTAAAACGCAATGTCAAAACCCTCGCTGATAAAAATGTAAAAGATGGGGCAGTGATTGTCATCGAGAATCGCACAGGCCAAGTTTTGGTTTATGTTCCTAATATTGGTGAAGAAAGTTCTGTATCTAAATTGGATCTCATTCGGAGCAAAAGACAAGTGGGATCTACCTTAAAACCTTTTGTTTATGCAGAGAACTTTGAAGAAAATAAACTGACACCCGATTCCATCCTTTCTGATTCGCCGGTGGGTATTCCCGTTTACCAAGGAATCTATCGTCCGTTAAATTATGATAAATCATATAAGGGCAATGTGTCTGTTCGCGAAAGCCTTGGTTCTTCCTTAAATATTCCTGCCATCCGTGCATTGTCATTTCTCGATATAAACGAGTTCATTTTGGTTTTGGAACGATTGGGAATCACGGGGCTTCGGTATCCTGAATTTTATGGGCCCTCTTTGGCTCTTGGGACAGCTGATATCACACTTTTGGAATTAACCAACGCCTACAGAACTTTGGCTAACGATGGTCTGTATTCTGATTTAAAATTTGAACTTTCCGATGTTCCATCAAATTCTAGACAAGTCTTTTCACCTAAAACAAGTTATCTGGTATCGGAAATCCTTGCGGATAGGGAAGCTAGGTCACTCGGATTCGGTTGGGATAATTTTTTATCCACTGCTTATTATACTTCTGTAAAAACCGGAACCAGTCAAGATATGAGAGACAATTGGTGTATCGGTTATTCGGAAGTTTATACCGTAGGAGTTTGGGTAGGTAATCCAACGGGAAGTCCTATGTTAGATGTTTCGGGAATCACTGGTGCAGCTCCCGTGTGGCGAGAGACAATGGATTTATTCCATGAGTCGCTTGGTTCCAAATTAAAAAAACCGAAAGAGGAAATTTCATCAGACTTGATTCCCGATTCGTCCTTGTCTAAAGAAAGTAGGATAGAGAGGACCAAAGCGACAAGAATCCTGACACCTGTGAATGGAAGTATCTTTGCATTGGATCCAGACATTCCTTTGGGGCGCCAAAAAATCCTCTTTACTTTCAGTTCTTACGATGTTTCCTATTCTTATTATTTAAACGATGAAAAGATTGGGTCTGTAGGAGGTCCATACCTCTGGGAACCAAAGAAGGGAGAATATCGTTTGCAAGTAAAAGATAGAGATGGTAAAGTTTTATCTCTTTCTTTATTTGAAGTTCGGTAA